From a region of the Ovis aries strain OAR_USU_Benz2616 breed Rambouillet chromosome 2, ARS-UI_Ramb_v3.0, whole genome shotgun sequence genome:
- the DAW1 gene encoding dynein assembly factor with WD repeat domains 1 isoform X2: protein MKLKSLLLRYYPPGIMLEYEKSGQLKTKSIDLLDLDPSTDVSALVEEIQKAEPLITASRSDQVKLLIQRLQNKLGQHSNHKFYLFKVLRAHILPLTNVALNKSGSCFITGSYDRTCKLWDTASGEELHTLEGHRNVVYAIAFNNPYGTLVATGSMDTTAKLWDIQSGEEVFTLTGHSAEIISLSFNTSGNRIITGSFDHTVTVWEADTGRKVYTLIGHCAEISSALFNWDCSLILTGSMDKTCKLWDAVNGKCVATLTGHDDEILDSCFDYAGKLIATASADGTARIFSAATRNCVTKLEGHEGEISKISFNPQGNRLLTGSSDKTARIWDAQTGQCLQVLEGHMDEIFSCAFNYKGDIIITGSKDNTCRIWR from the exons gaaTTATGCTGGAATATGAAAAAAGTGGACAATTAAAGACCAAATCCATAGACTTGCTTGATCTTGATCCCAG TACAGATGTCAGTGCATTAGTAGAAGAGATACAGAAAGCAGAACCTCTCATCACAGCTTCACGATCAGACCAGGTTAAACTTTTAATACAGAGATTACAAAATAAACTTGGACAACACAGCAACCACAAATTCTATCTTTTTAAG gTTCTCAGAGCACATATACTGCCACTGACTAATGTTGCACTTAATAAATCAGGCTCATG CTTTATCACAGGAAGCTATGATCGGACGTGCAAGCTCTGGGACACTGCCTCTGGAGAGGAGCTTCACACCCTGGAGGGTCACAGGAATGTGGTGTATGCCATAGCGTTCAACAACCCTTATGG caCATTGGTGGCGACTGGAAGCATGGACACGACAGCCAAGCTCTGGGACATTCAGAGTGGAGAGGAAGTTTTCACCTTAACA GGACACTCAGCTGAAATCATCTCCTTGTCCTTTAACACGTCAGGAAACAGGATCATCACGGGCTCTTTCGATCACACAGTTACAGTGTGGGAGGCTGATACTGGAAG GAAGGTGTATACCTTAATTGGACATTGTGCTGAGATCAGCAGCGCCTTGTTCAACTGGGATTGCTCTCTGATATTAACTGGCTCTATGGACAAAACCTGCAAG cttTGGGATGCTGTAAATGGAAAATGCGTGGCAACATTAACAGGCCATGATGATGAAATACTAGACAGCTGTTTTGATTATGCCGGAAAGCTTATTGCAACTGCTTCAGCCGATG GAACAGCAAGAATTTTCAGTGCGGCCACAAGAAACTGTGTTACCAAATTGGAAGGCCATGAAGGAGAAATTTCAAAG ATTTCTTTCAACCCGCAAGGCAACCGCCTTCTCACTGGGAGCTCTGACAAAACAGCTAGAATCTGGGATGCTCAGACTGGTCAGTGCCTCCAGGTTCTTGAGGGACACATGGATGAGATCTTCTCCTGCGCTTTCAACTATAAAGGCGACATAATCATTACAG GCAGCAAGGATAATACCTGTAGGATATGGCGGTGA
- the DAW1 gene encoding dynein assembly factor with WD repeat domains 1 isoform X1, with product MKLKSLLLRYYPPGIMLEYEKSGQLKTKSIDLLDLDPSTDVSALVEEIQKAEPLITASRSDQVKLLIQRLQNKLGQHSNHKFYLFKVLRAHILPLTNVALNKSGSCFITGSYDRTCKLWDTASGEELHTLEGHRNVVYAIAFNNPYGDKIATGSFDKTCKLWSVETGKCYHTFRGHTAEIVCLSFNPQSTLVATGSMDTTAKLWDIQSGEEVFTLTGHSAEIISLSFNTSGNRIITGSFDHTVTVWEADTGRKVYTLIGHCAEISSALFNWDCSLILTGSMDKTCKLWDAVNGKCVATLTGHDDEILDSCFDYAGKLIATASADGTARIFSAATRNCVTKLEGHEGEISKISFNPQGNRLLTGSSDKTARIWDAQTGQCLQVLEGHMDEIFSCAFNYKGDIIITGSKDNTCRIWR from the exons gaaTTATGCTGGAATATGAAAAAAGTGGACAATTAAAGACCAAATCCATAGACTTGCTTGATCTTGATCCCAG TACAGATGTCAGTGCATTAGTAGAAGAGATACAGAAAGCAGAACCTCTCATCACAGCTTCACGATCAGACCAGGTTAAACTTTTAATACAGAGATTACAAAATAAACTTGGACAACACAGCAACCACAAATTCTATCTTTTTAAG gTTCTCAGAGCACATATACTGCCACTGACTAATGTTGCACTTAATAAATCAGGCTCATG CTTTATCACAGGAAGCTATGATCGGACGTGCAAGCTCTGGGACACTGCCTCTGGAGAGGAGCTTCACACCCTGGAGGGTCACAGGAATGTGGTGTATGCCATAGCGTTCAACAACCCTTATGG tgACAAAATTGCCACTGGGTCCTTTGATAAGACTTGTAAACTATGGAGTGTAGAAACTGGAAAATGTTACCATACCTTTAGGGGTCATACAGCAGAAATA GTATGtttatcatttaatcctcaaagcaCATTGGTGGCGACTGGAAGCATGGACACGACAGCCAAGCTCTGGGACATTCAGAGTGGAGAGGAAGTTTTCACCTTAACA GGACACTCAGCTGAAATCATCTCCTTGTCCTTTAACACGTCAGGAAACAGGATCATCACGGGCTCTTTCGATCACACAGTTACAGTGTGGGAGGCTGATACTGGAAG GAAGGTGTATACCTTAATTGGACATTGTGCTGAGATCAGCAGCGCCTTGTTCAACTGGGATTGCTCTCTGATATTAACTGGCTCTATGGACAAAACCTGCAAG cttTGGGATGCTGTAAATGGAAAATGCGTGGCAACATTAACAGGCCATGATGATGAAATACTAGACAGCTGTTTTGATTATGCCGGAAAGCTTATTGCAACTGCTTCAGCCGATG GAACAGCAAGAATTTTCAGTGCGGCCACAAGAAACTGTGTTACCAAATTGGAAGGCCATGAAGGAGAAATTTCAAAG ATTTCTTTCAACCCGCAAGGCAACCGCCTTCTCACTGGGAGCTCTGACAAAACAGCTAGAATCTGGGATGCTCAGACTGGTCAGTGCCTCCAGGTTCTTGAGGGACACATGGATGAGATCTTCTCCTGCGCTTTCAACTATAAAGGCGACATAATCATTACAG GCAGCAAGGATAATACCTGTAGGATATGGCGGTGA
- the DAW1 gene encoding dynein assembly factor with WD repeat domains 1 isoform X3 yields the protein MLEYEKSGQLKTKSIDLLDLDPSTDVSALVEEIQKAEPLITASRSDQVKLLIQRLQNKLGQHSNHKFYLFKVLRAHILPLTNVALNKSGSCFITGSYDRTCKLWDTASGEELHTLEGHRNVVYAIAFNNPYGDKIATGSFDKTCKLWSVETGKCYHTFRGHTAEIVCLSFNPQSTLVATGSMDTTAKLWDIQSGEEVFTLTGHSAEIISLSFNTSGNRIITGSFDHTVTVWEADTGRKVYTLIGHCAEISSALFNWDCSLILTGSMDKTCKLWDAVNGKCVATLTGHDDEILDSCFDYAGKLIATASADGTARIFSAATRNCVTKLEGHEGEISKISFNPQGNRLLTGSSDKTARIWDAQTGQCLQVLEGHMDEIFSCAFNYKGDIIITGSKDNTCRIWR from the exons ATGCTGGAATATGAAAAAAGTGGACAATTAAAGACCAAATCCATAGACTTGCTTGATCTTGATCCCAG TACAGATGTCAGTGCATTAGTAGAAGAGATACAGAAAGCAGAACCTCTCATCACAGCTTCACGATCAGACCAGGTTAAACTTTTAATACAGAGATTACAAAATAAACTTGGACAACACAGCAACCACAAATTCTATCTTTTTAAG gTTCTCAGAGCACATATACTGCCACTGACTAATGTTGCACTTAATAAATCAGGCTCATG CTTTATCACAGGAAGCTATGATCGGACGTGCAAGCTCTGGGACACTGCCTCTGGAGAGGAGCTTCACACCCTGGAGGGTCACAGGAATGTGGTGTATGCCATAGCGTTCAACAACCCTTATGG tgACAAAATTGCCACTGGGTCCTTTGATAAGACTTGTAAACTATGGAGTGTAGAAACTGGAAAATGTTACCATACCTTTAGGGGTCATACAGCAGAAATA GTATGtttatcatttaatcctcaaagcaCATTGGTGGCGACTGGAAGCATGGACACGACAGCCAAGCTCTGGGACATTCAGAGTGGAGAGGAAGTTTTCACCTTAACA GGACACTCAGCTGAAATCATCTCCTTGTCCTTTAACACGTCAGGAAACAGGATCATCACGGGCTCTTTCGATCACACAGTTACAGTGTGGGAGGCTGATACTGGAAG GAAGGTGTATACCTTAATTGGACATTGTGCTGAGATCAGCAGCGCCTTGTTCAACTGGGATTGCTCTCTGATATTAACTGGCTCTATGGACAAAACCTGCAAG cttTGGGATGCTGTAAATGGAAAATGCGTGGCAACATTAACAGGCCATGATGATGAAATACTAGACAGCTGTTTTGATTATGCCGGAAAGCTTATTGCAACTGCTTCAGCCGATG GAACAGCAAGAATTTTCAGTGCGGCCACAAGAAACTGTGTTACCAAATTGGAAGGCCATGAAGGAGAAATTTCAAAG ATTTCTTTCAACCCGCAAGGCAACCGCCTTCTCACTGGGAGCTCTGACAAAACAGCTAGAATCTGGGATGCTCAGACTGGTCAGTGCCTCCAGGTTCTTGAGGGACACATGGATGAGATCTTCTCCTGCGCTTTCAACTATAAAGGCGACATAATCATTACAG GCAGCAAGGATAATACCTGTAGGATATGGCGGTGA